In Drosophila innubila isolate TH190305 chromosome 2R unlocalized genomic scaffold, UK_Dinn_1.0 1_C_2R, whole genome shotgun sequence, the following are encoded in one genomic region:
- the LOC117785643 gene encoding patronin isoform X13, which produces MDAETQEIRQARQRASVKWLLSKAFNNRVPDNLKEPFYRDHENQERLKPQIVVELGNATLYCQTLSNLYSDPNYQSLNHWSILQTLARKGVPVAESSDMPITETVLIQTNPLRINAHMSVIESLMILYAKEISSGDRITSALRRISGSSYQAPPVQSYEQALLAWISHACAALKKRIVKELESSVADEIGTRLQTPDIPPVRDFQDLCDGICLALLISYYCPKVVPWTSVRINYLPAVEDSIHNILLVSSFSQKHLPYGVFHMTPEDITYMRGSMKLNLVLLLTDLFNLFEIHPAKCVCYPGMDGQDVIARRTMGANEHGICHRRGLTMQPVTPIPDLRSDLDQPPVGSPSNRPPFQVPHTNSFSGGLNRRSTPPTEYQTMQSNHFDGNQAEAFVVHKSRGITTLSSMHSQQQQQQHQQQFQLQHQHQQQQQQQQQSQQEPLVPARLRQAKEKNNVESKADERGDFVAAGRPSNWEQSRRPSFAGRRSRRNSSSEDSQLTIENFGGSQDQLNTLGRFERERDRDRERKLSNTSVEPAVAVRSSVADARGTLQLGYDTDSGSEKQDRETEKYSMRRQASVDNVPTVSSHNLSNTGSPLPMARNKQHSSDKDYTNAEHYNDARSTGYDPESTPVRKSSTSSMPASPAAWQLEICDDDLRSLENANKLSTMRMKLEERRRRIEQDKRKIEMAVLRHQEKEDLESCPDVLKWETMSNDSKRTPDIDPADMDKYQQSIAIMNMNLQDIQQDIHRLATQQSQMQAQHLQAQQLMQAQQIANMLNQQQTYGSQQHLADHHYQQRPMQQSFGSSPHLPQAFNAPVSAYSSRPPSRDPYQQQQHQQQQHHPHQQPMQMPPMQYVNEHGQYMSPPAHYMQPQSLYSDNGAPYNNHSPYGGPPPPQYQQRNSVYDDYGQPTNHFYLHESPPQPHAHPHRRTWAHSAAAAAYEQQQQQQQQQQQQQQPLLDVNAWQTQKKMQQQQQQQQQHQQQQQQQNWPNRPPSSAGASQGFVLHQNGGGGGGGELQHLFQMQSSPQHVQRMHGGANNANANANGVQRQQSLTNLRDNRSPKGNMGQPMTMGQHEDMMAPQSICFIGDEEDVEELERNIIESMQSTRISDFVVQQQQRLHHQQQQQQQHLPSAHSGRGSSSEDYDSGELISNKLNITSGNLTYRIPSPSRPSIQANSFQDPRGNGGGGGGSGSGGSGGGGSGSGEEQRPEKGFYISFDNDQPKRPKPPLRVKRSPKKEPSRDSVDNQVVLKRESLSQLHNINNSVSDEIKNASVARHSIHGLAGVTSNANANANVNSGNATYNKYTDEPPIQLRQMSTSTAESLGLERRHLEDLTNQPLQQPLSPTRLRSEQSISSAEAAKNKALVVGVDATNLDPESVDEMERRKEKIMLLSLQRRQQQEEAKARKEIEASQKREKEREKEEERARKKEEQMARRAAILEQHRLKKAIEEAEREGKTLDRPDLHVKLQPQSSSASTPRLRQQRVTRPRPKTIHVDDASVDISEASSLSSRGKKGSSSNLTGYGQLSSNSMKRDFYRGSQDSLTVKESPDDYPSTSSTPIGRRGSYKTSRGPKLYKQPAAKSNRGIILNAVEYCVFPGAVNREAKQKVLEKIARSEAKHFLVLFRDAGCQFRALYSYVPETDQVTKLYGTGPSQVDEVMFDKFFKYNSGGKCFSQVHTKHLTVTIDAFTIHNSLWQGKRVQLPSKKDMALVI; this is translated from the exons ATGGATGCCGAAACACAGGAAATACGAcag GCTCGTCAACGTGCTTCCGTCAAATGGCTGCTCTCGAAGGCGTTCAACAATCGGGTGCCAGACAATTTGAAGGAGCCCTTTTATCGCGATCACGAGAACCAGGAACGCCTCAAGCCGCAGATCGTTGTTGAGTTGGGCAATGCGACGCTTTATTGCCAGACATTGTCTAACCTGTACTCCGATCCCAACTACCAAAGCTTAAATCACTGGTCAATATTACAGACGCTAGCTCGCAAGGGTGTCCCTGTGGCCGAGTCCTCGGACATGCCTATTACCGAAACGGTATTAATTCAGACAAATCCTTTGCGAATT AACGCCCACATGTCTGTGATAGAATCGCTGATGATTCTGTATGCGAAGGAAATATCATCGGGTGACCGCATCACGTCTGCCTTACGGAG AATATCTGGTAGCAGCTATCAGGCGCCTCCTGTCCAATCGTATGAGCAAGCGTTACTCGCTTGGATATCGCATGCGTGCGCCGCGCTGAAGAAGCGAATCGTCAAGGAGCTGGAGTCAAGCGTGGCGGATGAAATC GGCACGCGTCTTCAGACGCCAGATATACCGCCAGTACGTGATTTTCAGGATCTGTGTGATGGAATCTGCCTGGCGCTGCTCATTTCCTATTATTGCCCCAAGGTGGTACCGTGGACGAGTGTACGGATTAATTACTTGCCCGCCGTAGAGGACTCGATTCACAATATACTGCTGGTGAGCAGTTTTTCACAAAAGCATTTGCCATACGGTGTCTTCCACATGACGCCCGAGGACATTACATATATGCGGGG TTCGATGAAACTGAATCTAGTCTTGCTGCTGACGGATTTGTTTAATCTATTTGAGATACACCCGGCCAAATGTGTATGTTATCCAGGCATGGATGGACAGG ATGTCATCGCCAGGCGCACCATGGGCGCCAATGAGCACGGAATCTGCCATCGACGGGGCCTCACAATGCAACCCGTTACGCCCATACCCGATTTACGCAGCGATCTTGACCAGCCGCCTGTTGGCTCGCCATCGAATCGGCCACCGTTTCAAG TTCCACACACAAATTCATTTAGCGGCGGCTTAAATCGCAGATCAACTCCGCCCACCGAATATCAAACGATGCAATCAAATCATTTTGATGGCAATCAAGCTGAAG CGTTCGTCGTGCACAAGTCCCGTGGCATTACCACACTCTCATCCATGCactcgcagcagcagcaacaacagcatcagcaacagtttCAGCTACAGCaccaacatcagcagcagcagcaacaacaacaacagtcccAGCAGGAGCCCTTGGTTCCAGCTCGCTTGCGACAGGCTAAAGAAAAGAACAATGTCGAGTCGAAGGCAGACGAGAGAG GCGATTTTGTCGCTGCGGGTCGACCAAGTAACTGGGAACAGAGCCGACGTCCGAGCTTTGCAG GTCGCCGCTCACGACGCAATTCCTCTAGCGAAGACTCACAGTTGACAATTGAGAACTTTGGAGGCTCACAGGATCAGCTGAATACGCTGGGTCGCTTCGAGCGTGAACGGGACAGAGACCGGGAACGTAAGCTGTCGAACACCAGTGTGG AACCGGCTGTGGCAGTGCGCTCGTCGGTTGCCGATGCTCGTGGCACGCTTCAGCTGGGTTACGATACGGATTCGGGGTCCGAAAAGCAGGATCGCGAAACGGAGAAGTATTCAATGCGTAGACAAGCAAG TGTCGACAATGTGCCCACGGTCTCGTCCCACAATCTGTCGAATACGGGCAGTCCGTTGCCGATGGCGCGTAATAAACAACATTCCTCCGACAAGGATTACACGAATGCCGAGCACTATAACGACGCCAGATCGACTGGATACGATCCGGAAAGCACGCCCGTGCGTAAATCCTCAACCAGCAGCATGCCTGCAAGTCCAGCGGCCTGGCAACTGGAGATCTGTGACGACGACTTGCGCTCCCTAGAGAATGCGAATAAGTTATCCACGATGCGCATGAAACTAGAGGAGAGGCGCCGTCGTATCGAGCAGGACAAGCGTAAAATCGAAATGGCGGTGCTACGGCACCAGGAGAAG GAGGACTTGGAATCTTGTCCAGACGTCTTGAAGTGGGAGACTATGAGCAATGATTCAAAGCGTACACCGGATATAGATCCCGCTGATATGGACAAGTACCAG CAAAGCATTGCCATTATGAACATGAATCTGCAGGATATCCAACAGGATATCCACAGACTGGCCACACAGCAAAGTCAAATGCAGGCGCAGCATCTGCAAGCGCAGCAGCTGATGCAGGCACAGCAAATAGCAAACATGCTGAACCAG CAACAAACTTACGGCTCGCAGCAGCATTTGGCTGATCACCATTACCAGCAAAGGCCCATGCAGCAAAGCTTCGGCTCATCACCACATCTTCCACAGGCCTTCAATGCGCCCGTCAGCGCCTACAGCTCCCGTCCACCTAGCCGCGATCCctaccagcaacagcaacatcagcagcagcagcatcatccaCACCAGCAGCCCATGCAAATGCCCCCGATGCAGTACGTCAACGAGCATGGACAGTACATGTCGCCGCCAGCTCATTACATGCAACCCCAAAGCCTCTACAGCGACAATGGCGCGCCCTACAACAACCATTCCCCCTACGGAGGGCCCCCGCCGCCACAATACCAGCAGCGGAACAGCGTCTACGATGACTACGGTCAGCCGACGAATCATTTCTACCTGCACGAGTCTCCGCCTCAACCGCATGCGCATCCACATCGTCGCACCTGGGCACACTCGGCGGCAGCTGCCGCCTatgagcaacagcaacagcagcaacaacaacagcagcagcagcagcaaccctTGTTGGATGTGAATGCCTGGCAAACTCAGAAGAagatgcaacagcaacagcagcagcaacaacaacaccaacagcagcagcagcagcagaattGGCCGAATCGGCCGCCCTCTAGCGCTGGCGCATCTCAGGGCTTTGTGCTGCATCAGAACGGGGGAGGGGGCGGCGGTGGGGAGTTGCAGCATTTGTTTCAGATGCAATCATCGCCGCAACATGTTCAGCGTATGCATGGCGGCGCTAACAATGCCAATGCGAATGCCAATGGCGTGCAACGCCAGCAATCGTTAACGAATCTTCGCGACAATCGATCACCCAAGGGCAACATGGGCCAGCCAATGACGATGGGACAGCACGAGGACATGATGGCGCCTCAAAGTATTTGCTTTATTGGCGACGAGGAGGACGTCGAAGAGCTGGAGCGCAACATCATAGAATCGATGCAGTCAACTCGCATCTCCGATTTTGTggtgcagcaacagcaacgccttcatcatcaacagcaacaacaacaacagcacctgCCGTCGGCGCACAGCGGACGCGGTAGCAGCTCTGAGGATTATGACAGTGGCGAGCTGATTTCCAATAAGCTAAACATCACCAGTGGCAATCTCACTTACCGCATACCGTCGCCTTCGCGCCCCTCCATACAGGCCAACAGTTTTCAGGATCCGCGGGGAaatggtggcggtggtggtggtagTGGCAGTGGTGGCAGTGGTGGTGGAGGGAGTGGCAGCGGGGAGGAGCAGAGACCCGAAAAGGGCTTTTACATATCCTTCGACAACGATCAACCAAAGCGACCAAAGCCGCCGCTGCGCGTTAAGCGGTCGCCCAAGAAGGAGCCCAGCAGAGATAGTGTGGACAACCAAGTTGTCCTTAAACGTGAATCGCTAAGTCAACTGCACAACATTAATAACTCTGTGAGCGATGAGATCAAAAATGCTTCCGTTGCCAGACACAGCATCCATGGTCTTGCCGGGGTCACatccaatgccaatgccaatgctaaTGTCAATTCCGGCAACGCAACATACAACAAGTACACAGACGAGCCGCCCATCCAGCTGCGCCAGATGTCCACTTCAACGGCCGAGTCCTTGGGCTTGGAGCGTCGCCATCTGGAGGACCTCACCAATCAGCCGCTGCAACAACCACTTTCACCCACACGGCTTAGGTCCGAGCAAAGCATCAGCAGTGCCGAAGCGGCCAAGAACAAAGCGCTAGTTGTCGGCGTGGATGCGACCAACCTTGATCCG GAATCTGTGGACGAAATGGAGCGTCGCAAAGAGAAAATAATGTTGCTGTCCCTGCAGCGTCGTCAGCAACAAGAGGAGGCAAAGGCGCGCAAGGAGATTGAGGCATCGCAGAAACGAGAAAAAGAGCGGGAAAAGGAAGAGGAGCGTGCGCGCAAAAAGGAAGAGCAAATGGCGCGACGAGCAGCCATATTGGAACAACATAGACTAAAAAAAGCCATCGAGGAGGCTGAGCGTGAA GGTAAGACCCTGGACCGGCCCGATCTACATGTTAAACTACAGCCCCAGAGCTCGAGCGCATCTACGCCACGTCTAAGACAGCAGCGGGTGACTCGGCCACGCCCCAAAACCATCCACGTTGATGACGCCAGTGTGGACATCAGTGAGGCTTCAAGCCTATCCAGTCGGGGAAAGAAAGGCTCCAGTTCAAACCTAACTG GCTACGGTCAGCTAAGCTCAAATTCAATGAAAAGAGATTTTTACAGGGGATCCCAAGACTCCCTCACTGTTAAag AGTCCCCCGACGATTATCCCAGCACAAGTTCAACTCCGATTGGACGACGGGGATCTTACAAAACTTCCAGAG GTCCAAAACTTTATAAACAACCAGCGGCCAAGTCAAATCGCGGCATTATACTGAATGCCGTTGAGTACTGCGTTTTTCCAGGCGCCGTCAATCGCGAGGCCAAGCAGAAGGTGCTCGAGAAGATTGCACGATCGGAGGCGAAACACTTCCTTGTACTCTTCCGTGATGCCGGCTGCCAATTTCGTGCCCTCTACAGCTACGTACCCGAAACGGACCAAGTGACGAAGCTGTACGGCACGGGACCTAGTCAAGTCGACGAAGTCATGTTCGATAAGTTCTTTAA ATACAACTCAGGTGGCAAATGCTTCTCTCAGGTGCACACGAAGCATCTGACAGTCACGATAGACGCCTTCACAATACACAATTCTCTGTGGCAGGGCAAGCGGGTGCAGTTACCCAGCAAGAAAGACATGGCGCTTGTGATCTAA
- the LOC117785643 gene encoding patronin isoform X1 produces MDAETQEIRQARQRASVKWLLSKAFNNRVPDNLKEPFYRDHENQERLKPQIVVELGNATLYCQTLSNLYSDPNYQSLNHWSILQTLARKGVPVAESSDMPITETVLIQTNPLRINAHMSVIESLMILYAKEISSGDRITSALRRISGSSYQAPPVQSYEQALLAWISHACAALKKRIVKELESSVADEIGTRLQTPDIPPVRDFQDLCDGICLALLISYYCPKVVPWTSVRINYLPAVEDSIHNILLVSSFSQKHLPYGVFHMTPEDITYMRGSMKLNLVLLLTDLFNLFEIHPAKCVCYPGMDGQDVIARRTMGANEHGICHRRGLTMQPVTPIPDLRSDLDQPPVGSPSNRPPFQVPHTNSFSGGLNRRSTPPTEYQTMQSNHFDGNQAEAFVVHKSRGITTLSSMHSQQQQQQHQQQFQLQHQHQQQQQQQQQSQQEPLVPARLRQAKEKNNVESKADERGDFVAAGRPSNWEQSRRPSFAGRRSRRNSSSEDSQLTIENFGGSQDQLNTLGRFERERDRDRERKLSNTSVEPAVAVRSSVADARGTLQLGYDTDSGSEKQDRETEKYSMRRQASVDNVPTVSSHNLSNTGSPLPMARNKQHSSDKDYTNAEHYNDARSTGYDPESTPVRKSSTSSMPASPAAWQLEICDDDLRSLENANKLSTMRMKLEERRRRIEQDKRKIEMAVLRHQEKEDLESCPDVLKWETMSNDSKRTPDIDPADMDKYQQSIAIMNMNLQDIQQDIHRLATQQSQMQAQHLQAQQLMQAQQIANMLNQQQTYGSQQHLADHHYQQRPMQQSFGSSPHLPQAFNAPVSAYSSRPPSRDPYQQQQHQQQQHHPHQQPMQMPPMQYVNEHGQYMSPPAHYMQPQSLYSDNGAPYNNHSPYGGPPPPQYQQRNSVYDDYGQPTNHFYLHESPPQPHAHPHRRTWAHSAAAAAYEQQQQQQQQQQQQQQPLLDVNAWQTQKKMQQQQQQQQQHQQQQQQQNWPNRPPSSAGASQGFVLHQNGGGGGGGELQHLFQMQSSPQHVQRMHGGANNANANANGVQRQQSLTNLRDNRSPKGNMGQPMTMGQHEDMMAPQSICFIGDEEDVEELERNIIESMQSTRISDFVVQQQQRLHHQQQQQQQHLPSAHSGRGSSSEDYDSGELISNKLNITSGNLTYRIPSPSRPSIQANSFQDPRGNGGGGGGSGSGGSGGGGSGSGEEQRPEKGFYISFDNDQPKRPKPPLRVKRSPKKEPSRDSVDNQVVLKRESLSQLHNINNSVSDEIKNASVARHSIHGLAGVTSNANANANVNSGNATYNKYTDEPPIQLRQMSTSTAESLGLERRHLEDLTNQPLQQPLSPTRLRSEQSISSAEAAKNKALVVGVDATNLDPESVDEMERRKEKIMLLSLQRRQQQEEAKARKEIEASQKREKEREKEEERARKKEEQMARRAAILEQHRLKKAIEEAEREGKTLDRPDLHVKLQPQSSSASTPRLRQQRVTRPRPKTIHVDDASVDISEASSLSSRGKKGSSSNLTGYGQLSSNSMKRDFYRGSQDSLTVKESPDDYPSTSSTPIGRRGSYKTSREPTVERGRTLSRISVAKGSTLNFRGRKSNSLMNLCDTDSGLGRATPPRRAPSPGMAASGRHMPSPSGPGSLPPGLISKRRGFDDGSSDIMEYSGPKLYKQPAAKSNRGIILNAVEYCVFPGAVNREAKQKVLEKIARSEAKHFLVLFRDAGCQFRALYSYVPETDQVTKLYGTGPSQVDEVMFDKFFKYNSGGKCFSQVHTKHLTVTIDAFTIHNSLWQGKRVQLPSKKDMALVI; encoded by the exons ATGGATGCCGAAACACAGGAAATACGAcag GCTCGTCAACGTGCTTCCGTCAAATGGCTGCTCTCGAAGGCGTTCAACAATCGGGTGCCAGACAATTTGAAGGAGCCCTTTTATCGCGATCACGAGAACCAGGAACGCCTCAAGCCGCAGATCGTTGTTGAGTTGGGCAATGCGACGCTTTATTGCCAGACATTGTCTAACCTGTACTCCGATCCCAACTACCAAAGCTTAAATCACTGGTCAATATTACAGACGCTAGCTCGCAAGGGTGTCCCTGTGGCCGAGTCCTCGGACATGCCTATTACCGAAACGGTATTAATTCAGACAAATCCTTTGCGAATT AACGCCCACATGTCTGTGATAGAATCGCTGATGATTCTGTATGCGAAGGAAATATCATCGGGTGACCGCATCACGTCTGCCTTACGGAG AATATCTGGTAGCAGCTATCAGGCGCCTCCTGTCCAATCGTATGAGCAAGCGTTACTCGCTTGGATATCGCATGCGTGCGCCGCGCTGAAGAAGCGAATCGTCAAGGAGCTGGAGTCAAGCGTGGCGGATGAAATC GGCACGCGTCTTCAGACGCCAGATATACCGCCAGTACGTGATTTTCAGGATCTGTGTGATGGAATCTGCCTGGCGCTGCTCATTTCCTATTATTGCCCCAAGGTGGTACCGTGGACGAGTGTACGGATTAATTACTTGCCCGCCGTAGAGGACTCGATTCACAATATACTGCTGGTGAGCAGTTTTTCACAAAAGCATTTGCCATACGGTGTCTTCCACATGACGCCCGAGGACATTACATATATGCGGGG TTCGATGAAACTGAATCTAGTCTTGCTGCTGACGGATTTGTTTAATCTATTTGAGATACACCCGGCCAAATGTGTATGTTATCCAGGCATGGATGGACAGG ATGTCATCGCCAGGCGCACCATGGGCGCCAATGAGCACGGAATCTGCCATCGACGGGGCCTCACAATGCAACCCGTTACGCCCATACCCGATTTACGCAGCGATCTTGACCAGCCGCCTGTTGGCTCGCCATCGAATCGGCCACCGTTTCAAG TTCCACACACAAATTCATTTAGCGGCGGCTTAAATCGCAGATCAACTCCGCCCACCGAATATCAAACGATGCAATCAAATCATTTTGATGGCAATCAAGCTGAAG CGTTCGTCGTGCACAAGTCCCGTGGCATTACCACACTCTCATCCATGCactcgcagcagcagcaacaacagcatcagcaacagtttCAGCTACAGCaccaacatcagcagcagcagcaacaacaacaacagtcccAGCAGGAGCCCTTGGTTCCAGCTCGCTTGCGACAGGCTAAAGAAAAGAACAATGTCGAGTCGAAGGCAGACGAGAGAG GCGATTTTGTCGCTGCGGGTCGACCAAGTAACTGGGAACAGAGCCGACGTCCGAGCTTTGCAG GTCGCCGCTCACGACGCAATTCCTCTAGCGAAGACTCACAGTTGACAATTGAGAACTTTGGAGGCTCACAGGATCAGCTGAATACGCTGGGTCGCTTCGAGCGTGAACGGGACAGAGACCGGGAACGTAAGCTGTCGAACACCAGTGTGG AACCGGCTGTGGCAGTGCGCTCGTCGGTTGCCGATGCTCGTGGCACGCTTCAGCTGGGTTACGATACGGATTCGGGGTCCGAAAAGCAGGATCGCGAAACGGAGAAGTATTCAATGCGTAGACAAGCAAG TGTCGACAATGTGCCCACGGTCTCGTCCCACAATCTGTCGAATACGGGCAGTCCGTTGCCGATGGCGCGTAATAAACAACATTCCTCCGACAAGGATTACACGAATGCCGAGCACTATAACGACGCCAGATCGACTGGATACGATCCGGAAAGCACGCCCGTGCGTAAATCCTCAACCAGCAGCATGCCTGCAAGTCCAGCGGCCTGGCAACTGGAGATCTGTGACGACGACTTGCGCTCCCTAGAGAATGCGAATAAGTTATCCACGATGCGCATGAAACTAGAGGAGAGGCGCCGTCGTATCGAGCAGGACAAGCGTAAAATCGAAATGGCGGTGCTACGGCACCAGGAGAAG GAGGACTTGGAATCTTGTCCAGACGTCTTGAAGTGGGAGACTATGAGCAATGATTCAAAGCGTACACCGGATATAGATCCCGCTGATATGGACAAGTACCAG CAAAGCATTGCCATTATGAACATGAATCTGCAGGATATCCAACAGGATATCCACAGACTGGCCACACAGCAAAGTCAAATGCAGGCGCAGCATCTGCAAGCGCAGCAGCTGATGCAGGCACAGCAAATAGCAAACATGCTGAACCAG CAACAAACTTACGGCTCGCAGCAGCATTTGGCTGATCACCATTACCAGCAAAGGCCCATGCAGCAAAGCTTCGGCTCATCACCACATCTTCCACAGGCCTTCAATGCGCCCGTCAGCGCCTACAGCTCCCGTCCACCTAGCCGCGATCCctaccagcaacagcaacatcagcagcagcagcatcatccaCACCAGCAGCCCATGCAAATGCCCCCGATGCAGTACGTCAACGAGCATGGACAGTACATGTCGCCGCCAGCTCATTACATGCAACCCCAAAGCCTCTACAGCGACAATGGCGCGCCCTACAACAACCATTCCCCCTACGGAGGGCCCCCGCCGCCACAATACCAGCAGCGGAACAGCGTCTACGATGACTACGGTCAGCCGACGAATCATTTCTACCTGCACGAGTCTCCGCCTCAACCGCATGCGCATCCACATCGTCGCACCTGGGCACACTCGGCGGCAGCTGCCGCCTatgagcaacagcaacagcagcaacaacaacagcagcagcagcagcaaccctTGTTGGATGTGAATGCCTGGCAAACTCAGAAGAagatgcaacagcaacagcagcagcaacaacaacaccaacagcagcagcagcagcagaattGGCCGAATCGGCCGCCCTCTAGCGCTGGCGCATCTCAGGGCTTTGTGCTGCATCAGAACGGGGGAGGGGGCGGCGGTGGGGAGTTGCAGCATTTGTTTCAGATGCAATCATCGCCGCAACATGTTCAGCGTATGCATGGCGGCGCTAACAATGCCAATGCGAATGCCAATGGCGTGCAACGCCAGCAATCGTTAACGAATCTTCGCGACAATCGATCACCCAAGGGCAACATGGGCCAGCCAATGACGATGGGACAGCACGAGGACATGATGGCGCCTCAAAGTATTTGCTTTATTGGCGACGAGGAGGACGTCGAAGAGCTGGAGCGCAACATCATAGAATCGATGCAGTCAACTCGCATCTCCGATTTTGTggtgcagcaacagcaacgccttcatcatcaacagcaacaacaacaacagcacctgCCGTCGGCGCACAGCGGACGCGGTAGCAGCTCTGAGGATTATGACAGTGGCGAGCTGATTTCCAATAAGCTAAACATCACCAGTGGCAATCTCACTTACCGCATACCGTCGCCTTCGCGCCCCTCCATACAGGCCAACAGTTTTCAGGATCCGCGGGGAaatggtggcggtggtggtggtagTGGCAGTGGTGGCAGTGGTGGTGGAGGGAGTGGCAGCGGGGAGGAGCAGAGACCCGAAAAGGGCTTTTACATATCCTTCGACAACGATCAACCAAAGCGACCAAAGCCGCCGCTGCGCGTTAAGCGGTCGCCCAAGAAGGAGCCCAGCAGAGATAGTGTGGACAACCAAGTTGTCCTTAAACGTGAATCGCTAAGTCAACTGCACAACATTAATAACTCTGTGAGCGATGAGATCAAAAATGCTTCCGTTGCCAGACACAGCATCCATGGTCTTGCCGGGGTCACatccaatgccaatgccaatgctaaTGTCAATTCCGGCAACGCAACATACAACAAGTACACAGACGAGCCGCCCATCCAGCTGCGCCAGATGTCCACTTCAACGGCCGAGTCCTTGGGCTTGGAGCGTCGCCATCTGGAGGACCTCACCAATCAGCCGCTGCAACAACCACTTTCACCCACACGGCTTAGGTCCGAGCAAAGCATCAGCAGTGCCGAAGCGGCCAAGAACAAAGCGCTAGTTGTCGGCGTGGATGCGACCAACCTTGATCCG GAATCTGTGGACGAAATGGAGCGTCGCAAAGAGAAAATAATGTTGCTGTCCCTGCAGCGTCGTCAGCAACAAGAGGAGGCAAAGGCGCGCAAGGAGATTGAGGCATCGCAGAAACGAGAAAAAGAGCGGGAAAAGGAAGAGGAGCGTGCGCGCAAAAAGGAAGAGCAAATGGCGCGACGAGCAGCCATATTGGAACAACATAGACTAAAAAAAGCCATCGAGGAGGCTGAGCGTGAA GGTAAGACCCTGGACCGGCCCGATCTACATGTTAAACTACAGCCCCAGAGCTCGAGCGCATCTACGCCACGTCTAAGACAGCAGCGGGTGACTCGGCCACGCCCCAAAACCATCCACGTTGATGACGCCAGTGTGGACATCAGTGAGGCTTCAAGCCTATCCAGTCGGGGAAAGAAAGGCTCCAGTTCAAACCTAACTG GCTACGGTCAGCTAAGCTCAAATTCAATGAAAAGAGATTTTTACAGGGGATCCCAAGACTCCCTCACTGTTAAag AGTCCCCCGACGATTATCCCAGCACAAGTTCAACTCCGATTGGACGACGGGGATCTTACAAAACTTCCAGAG AGCCAACCGTCGAAAGGGGCCGCACCCTGTCGCGAATATCAGTTGCTAAGGGGAGCACACTTAATTTCCGTGGCCGAAAGTCCAATTCGCTAATGAATTTGTGCG ACACAGATTCGGGATTGGGACGGGCCACTCCGCCGCGGCGAGCACCGTCACCAGGAATGGCGGCATCAGGTAGGCATATGCCATCTCCCTCTGGACCAGGCTCATTGCCGCCAGGTTTGATATCGAAACGTCGCGGATTTGATGATGGATCAAGCGATATCATGGAATACTCGG GTCCAAAACTTTATAAACAACCAGCGGCCAAGTCAAATCGCGGCATTATACTGAATGCCGTTGAGTACTGCGTTTTTCCAGGCGCCGTCAATCGCGAGGCCAAGCAGAAGGTGCTCGAGAAGATTGCACGATCGGAGGCGAAACACTTCCTTGTACTCTTCCGTGATGCCGGCTGCCAATTTCGTGCCCTCTACAGCTACGTACCCGAAACGGACCAAGTGACGAAGCTGTACGGCACGGGACCTAGTCAAGTCGACGAAGTCATGTTCGATAAGTTCTTTAA ATACAACTCAGGTGGCAAATGCTTCTCTCAGGTGCACACGAAGCATCTGACAGTCACGATAGACGCCTTCACAATACACAATTCTCTGTGGCAGGGCAAGCGGGTGCAGTTACCCAGCAAGAAAGACATGGCGCTTGTGATCTAA